TGTGAGCGGTGTGGTCACGACGGCGAGCTGCGACGGGGTGCGTGGTTGGTGACTTTGTGTGACGGCTGTCATGGGGCGCGGTAGGGGGGTTCTTGGGCTTGTCTGGAGTTTATGTGGATAGGGAGATACGGGTGCTTATactcatgatgatgggagTTGGATGGTTATACATGTTATACATGATGGACAGTTTGTTACGCATGCCAAAAGGGTCATAGTGCATTATAGATTTGGATGACGTGTGAATTGATATATAGTTCTATGACTTGATGTATAGTTCTGTGGCTTGATATATAGTTGACACCGGCGGAGAATCCTGCTCCAAGACGAAAAAGATATTGTTTCGATATTAGGAGGGGAATACTGGACGAAAATGTGCTTGTTTTGATCAGCCATCTCGCTTCCTGACATTTTGATCCCACATATCTCTCGCCTCACTAGAGGGTATACCGAAAGCCCTCCAGACCTGCAATCAACTTTCCCCCCGCAGCCGCTCTTCTATTGCAACGCATAAACTTAAGAACAAGCAGCAGAGTAACAACAATAGTAAGAGCGCTAGCCCCGAGGGCGACACTCACCCCCAATCTGTACGTCGGCGCATCTCGAGTTCGGAACACGAGGGATCCAACAATGCCACCTATGCCCCCGCTGCCAACCAAGGTAGCAGAGCAAAGGGCTCGCTTCCACTGGCCTCTGATATTGTTTGCCTGCCAGGTCAGAACGCACGGCAGGTTGGACATGGTTGCTATGGTGGTAATGAAGGCGCCGATGTAGCGAACCGCAGGGCTAGTTGTGAAACCGAGGAGTGGGAGGCCTGTCACAAAAGTAAGTATACATCGTTTGACGAGGTTTGTTGGAGTCGTACCTATTAGCAGGCAGCAGCCgttgaaaatgatgaatGGCGACCGAATACGCCACTTGTCGCTATAGTGTGCCATGGCGTACATGATGATAGCGGCGGCCAGGCATGGCGGTGCAGTCAAGCACTGAGAAGCAACGACACTGAAGCCCATGCCGTCTTTCAATATGATGGGAAGAAAGTACCCCATGGCAGTGGCGGTGACGGAATTTAGGCCCAATATCGCAGCGAAGCCCCAGATTTTGAGATCCAGAGCTCCGGCGAGATATTTCTTCAAATTGAATCTTGGGAGCACGGTTAGAAGCGTCCTCTTTTGGTGTCAGACTTGGAACTTACTTCGTTGGTGACGCATCCTGTCGGTCTAATTCGATTCGAGCAATCACAAAGGCAGCCTCCTTCTTATCAAGACGGAATCCGCACGCTGCGTTCGCAACATCCGGGAACCCCAGCACAAATATGTAGGCAGCGAGCGCAACCACACAGGTGAGAATGCCCTGTAGGATAAAGATCCAGCGCCAGCCGGCGATCCCTGCGGCAATTTTGCTGATGTAGCTGCCGTTGCCTTGTTTCGTTTTGTGAATGCGCCCCCACCAGATTGGCCCGGAACCAGAACCCTCTAGTTGTGAGAaaccaagggcaagaatgCCGGCAAAGGCCGAGACTATCTTGCCAATGAGGTAGAAGACCGCGTTTCGCTTGTGAAGGTCATACCGGGGATACCAGCAGCTCAAAAGGTATGCGCAACCTGTCATAGCAGAGCACTTGTGTAAGTCGACTATGTGATGAGGAGTTTCACAAAAAGTGATGTGCACTTACTTGGAAAGAAACCAGCTTCACAGAATCCCAGAATCAGCCGCAGAGGAATCAGGTCAGACCACTTCTTCACAAAGCCAGATGAGATGGTTGTTAAGCCCCAGAGCAGTGTGGCGACGGATAGAAATGTCCGGGGTCCTATCTTGCGAAGCACCACAGTTGCTACCGGCTGAAACAGCACGTATGGTACAAAGAACAGGAGCACAACGACGGAGTAGCGAGTGTCATACAGATCCAAATCGACGGACATGCCTGAAATCATCGCAACGCCCAAGTTGAGACGGTCCATGAGAGACACGGAGTACAGAAGGCCCAGCGTAATGACGAGTCGTCTGTCAATCTTATGGATGATTTTCCTCTGTTCCTTGGGCGTGAACGCCTCTATGCATTCGTTGTAATACCCGACATTGAGGCTGGGTGTTGACGGAGTCTCAACGTCACTCGCCTCATGTTGGCGGACTGAGGCCTTCTCCGATTTGTTTGCATCTTTCGCCATTTTTTCCTTCCTGTTGAATGAGTTTGATAGCCTGTGAGGATGAGATGGTGACTTGGGATTTGCAACATTATAAGTGAATTTTGCCGGCATTCAGTGACATTGTGCATCTGGTCATTTTTGTCTTACAAGGCGTGGTCTATGCACCCTCTTTTCTTGTGAGTTGTACAATGAGACATCTTTTCTCAATGGAACTATTGTCGATGCGGCAGTATTGAGCAAGAAATGCCGCTACTGAAACTATGATTTACACTGCAAGGCGATATTGTCATTCCCTTCATGCGTGTTGAAGGTCATATTGTTTATTTTGCGAGTGCCGCCATCGGACACCTTGCGTTTGCGAACTCGGAGACCATAAATGCAGGATTTTGGTTCATTAGGTCACCGGACAAGAAAAGCTGTACGCATGTAAACTTTGTCTTGAATCCAATTGAGTTTACAATGGGCAGACGGGCTGAACTTGGGGTCTAAGCGTGGCATAGATCGCATGTCGTTGAGTATAGATCTTCCTAGGAGACTGTGATGAGTTTTACGCCGACGTCAATTAGATTATTGAGTACCTTTAGAGATAACTGGATGCCAGTGAAGATACATAGCGTGATTTGATGTAAAGCAGACCCGCTAGGCATGGATTCCGATGAGAGGtgacaagaacaacatgGCTGGCTAACTGGCGATTCTGTATAGACCCTTGTATGGCTTACGAATTTCTGGGATAACTACGACGTCAAACAAATTTGTCGGAGAGCTCTAGACCCGACAGTCCGGATTTGATATGGTGGAAGCCTCGAGTCGATGTTTCCGCGGCGCTGTATAATATGTCTGAAAAGCAAGACACACTAACGGCTCGGGCCATTTGCGCCATTCTCAACAAATTCCACATGACTATTCTTGAGCACATGTAGTACCGGGAATAACTGGGCGAAGGGCTATATGACTAATGCGTTGGCGGTCGAGACTTATGCCAGAGTCCAGGCACAGTCTCAAGCCAGTAGACTCGGTTCACAATACTCCCTCAGTCTTTACTTTATAACACAAGCCTCTCCATTGTGTGCATGTACCGAATTGAGACATCAGATTTGCCCGGTTTTCCATTGAAAGGCAACGGAGACTCCTACACCCCGCAACTGAGATGACACCACCAAGCTAAATCCATTCATAAACTTTGTTTCCGCCCGCAAACTAATACATTAGCCGAGGATGAGGGGAAACCTCCTCCCAACTGTGGTATACAGGACTCGGCTATGCGGGAACTAAAGTGCCACTGTGCCGAGTTGGTGCCACTTTCGTTGCGACTTGCTCTATGTTGCTACTCCCCATCTCGTCGACTTATCATTTCAAGTAAACTTTAGTAATAATTCCAGCTTTCTGCCCTTGATACTAAAAACAAAGTCTAAGAATCTTCATCCTAAGTCGCTCGCCATGGCATTCACAATAGACCCCAGCACATTTGACCCGGCCACTCTCGGTCCCGAGTCTCGCGAGTTCAACGCCAAACTATCCGCCATCACTGCATCTCAACCAAAATGGTACGAAATCGGAGCAGAAGCATACCGAAAGCTGCGAGCAGAAGGTGGAACTGCATTACCTCCCCCTATCGTCCTCGACAGCGGCATCGCCTTCGAGATTCCATCACGCGATCCATCCCGCAAGGTCCCTTGCCGTGTATTCAAGCCTCAGAATGGAGAAGCTCCCCGCGCGGTGTTCATGCATATCCACGGAGGCGGCTGGGTGCTAGGAAACGAAAGCTCCCAGGACGTGAAACTACAACGGCTGGCCGACATTCACTCCATCGCGTGCATATCAGTGGGATACAGACTTGCGCCAGAGCATCCATTCCCGGCTGGTCCAGAAGATTGCTTCGACGTAGCAGAATGGCTGGTCCGTCATGCTCAGGAGCGCTTTCAAGCCCCGTTTGCGTTCATGGGCGGCGAATCTGCGGGCGGGCATTTAACAGCGCTTACGACTTTACATCTCTTGCAGCACAATGATCCGGTGTATTCTGGTCATCGGCTTCGAGGGCTGATACTTCACTATGGATGCTTCTCTCTGCGCTGGCTCCCGAGTGTGTATAGTTTTGCGAAACGAGAGCCGCATCTGGTTCTTAGTCTGGAGACCATGACCGAGTTTCAGAATGCATTTCTCGGAAAGGGCTGGACGCAGGAGATGCTTGATGATCCTAATGTTAGTCCTTTGTATGCTGATCTGCCTAGTCTTCGACACAAGCTTCCGCCCGCGTTATTCACTTGTGGGACGGAAGACTATCTTTTGGATGATACTTTGTTTATGAGCTCGCGGTGGCTGTCGGCTGGTGCTGAGGCTGTGGTTGCTATTGTGAAGGGTGCTGCGCATGGGTACACGACTTTTGATCCGGCTATCAAGGGCAGTGGCTCGCAGGAGGGAGATAGGGTTACGGATGAGTTTTTCAAGGACAAGCTGTCTAGTTGATCGGTAGGCCGTGTTGTGGTGCAGTCTGTAAAGGAAGCGGTGGACTTTTAGTCAAGCAAATAGGTTGAATGAGACATGTTGGACTTCGTACACCAATCGTGTGGTCGAGGGTGTTGAAGCACTCGAAAAGTATTGCATATCGCGTCGTATGTCAAGgcatattgagatgtgttagtgtatcCTTAAATGTAGGcaatactttttaccacagactgaTGATGGGCTTTGGCTCAAGTTGGTAAATACGCTGATATGTGTCAAAATATGTCTTCAAGCTTTGCTGCCTCAAATTAAAGCATCAAAGTACCCTTCTTGGCAGCGATTCATTGCATTAGCTCAATGGTGGGCAGCCACCCATAAGCTGAGGAGTGTGACATTCGTGTAACTTTGTCGCTTCTTACATTGGCACGGTGATCGATTTGAGCCTCAATTCGAAGTTACACAACCTCAACTCCAGAGTGCGAATTGCAAAGTCGCATGGCCGTGATGCTTCATGTTTTGAGATTCATGTTTCCAGACTCCACCAATATCCATCACAAGTGGAGTTCTGAGCGGATGGCTCGGTTCATTTTCCGCAACAGTAGTAAGTAACCTAGTTGTCTGGTGAAGTTTTCCGTTGCGAACGGTTCTTGACGGTATTCCTGGTGTAAAGGCCAATTCGTGAAGAAGCAACGGCCAATATGTGGTGTCCAACCCCCCAAAAGGATCAGTTTGATGTCCAAATCTGAAACGTGAACTGATCGCTCACGCCCAATTGATTGATTAGTCTCATGCGTCTGACTGGTCGGTTTGCTCGCCACCATTCGGCATCCAACACGTCATCCCTACCCAATCTCATCCTGTTCATCCTCCAACACCTGACATCATTACATGTTTATTTTGCTTCTAGTGTGATTCTTCAAACCTTCCCTTACTAAACTCTGAGTAACGACTTTGAGCAACGACTTACTCCAACGCCGTTAAACCTTGATTTCTAACTCGGCTCAACGTTGCCCCGCCGAATCAAGAATTTGTGGAAACCGTCAACTGGCGTCCGTTTTTCGTAGGATTATAAATTTAATGTCGCTCTCGTCGTATCTCCCCGGGTTCTTGGGAGGCAGTAAAGGAGGCAACGAACCATCAACCATGGCACCAGAGAAAATGAAGCAGTGGACGACGGCGTTGGATGGAATTGAcaagttggagatggaggaggttgatgtgCCGAGTCCAGGAGAGGGTGAGGTGCTGGTTAAGATTCACGCCGTGAGCTTGAATTACCGTGATAATGAGGGTGAGTGAGCTGTTTGAGTCTCGTCTTAACGCTGTGTTTCCCTAGCGAAAAATACGCATGGCTAACACGTAAGGTAGTCTGCAGTGGCGAGTACAACCACCATTCAACAGTCGCATCCAAGCAACGCCTCGTTCCGTGCTCCGACATGTGCGGCACAGTCATCGACAGCAAGTCCAATCTCCTCAAGACAGGCGCCCGCGTTGCATCCATATTTCTCCAAACTCATCTCAAAGGTCCCGTCAAGGAGGAAGATATGGCCAGTGGCATTGGACTCCCTCTGCCCGGTGTTCTCACCGAGTATCGCGTCTTCCCGGCTGTTTCACTAGTCCAAATTCCCGACTACCTATCAAACGAGGAGGCCAGCTGTTTGCCCATTGCCGGTGTCACCTCATGGACCAGTCTCAACTGGATGCGACCCATCGGCCAGCATATCGGCACTGACAAAGACCTCGGATCCAAGTTTGTGCTCCTCCAGGGAACGGGAGGTGTAGCCATCGCAGGTTTACAAGTCGCTCATGCGGCGGGTTACAAGACCATAATTACATCCTCGTCCgacgacaagctcaagcgTGCGACGGAGGAGCTCAAAGCTGACCATACCGTCAACTACAAGACGTACTGGGAGTGGCAGGAGCCTGTCATGAAGGCAACGAATGGTCGTGGCGCTGATGTCATTTTTGAGACGGGTGGTTCTCGTACCATTCGCAAGAGCTTCGATAGCATTGCGTTTGGTGGGATTATCAACTGCATTGGTTACTTGTCTGGAAAATCGGACGAGAATCCGGATGAGGGCGACAAGACGCCACCTTTGCAAAGACTGAATGTCAATGTGCTGGCTTTGAGGCGGAATGTGACACTGCGGGGGATTATAAATGGTGGTAAGGACAGGTTTGAGGAGATGTTGACCTATtacaaggagaaggagattaAGCCTGTGGTGAGTAAGGTGTTTGCCTTTGAGGAGGCTAAAGATGCGATGAAGTATCTGGCGGATGGGAAGCATTTTGGAAAGGTGGTTATTAAAGTCAGTGATAAATAGACATGAGATTTCATCCAATGCGCATATCAATTTTCCGGTCTTACTCTCTGCAGGGGAGTGTGGCATTCTTTTCGATCTTGAGCAACGAACTGAAGTGTACCTTACACGATTCTTACGACAGTCACTGCAGACACTTGCGATAATTCGGGTGTATTCTGTACAGGATTACTGTGCAAGAGCGCGCAACGGCCAGTGATATCTGCGCTCACCGTAACAGTTACCCAAATGTGTGACACTGAGATAATCAGGCATGGAAGCAATGAAGCTAATTGTAATTAATACAAAGGAAATCTATAAGCTAATCGAGTGTAAAGACAAAGCAAAAATTAAGGGTATCAACCTAGTATACATAAATCACCGTCTCCTCGTATCACCCCCTCACAACCTCGTTGCATATCATGAGAAGAATTACTTGCTCGACTTCTCACCATTGACATTGCTCTGGTTCATAGCCTGCATACCCGCGTTCATCTTTCCAAACTGCCACTCAGGCAAAGTAATACCCGTCTGCTCATTGAT
The genomic region above belongs to Pochonia chlamydosporia 170 chromosome 2, whole genome shotgun sequence and contains:
- a CDS encoding alcohol dehydrogenase, zinc-containing (similar to Metarhizium acridum CQMa 102 XP_007814853.1); the protein is MAPEKMKQWTTALDGIDKLEMEEVDVPSPGEGEVLVKIHAVSLNYRDNEVCSGEYNHHSTVASKQRLVPCSDMCGTVIDSKSNLLKTGARVASIFLQTHLKGPVKEEDMASGIGLPLPGVLTEYRVFPAVSLVQIPDYLSNEEASCLPIAGVTSWTSLNWMRPIGQHIGTDKDLGSKFVLLQGTGGVAIAGLQVAHAAGYKTIITSSSDDKLKRATEELKADHTVNYKTYWEWQEPVMKATNGRGADVIFETGGSRTIRKSFDSIAFGGIINCIGYLSGKSDENPDEGDKTPPLQRLNVNVLALRRNVTLRGIINGGKDRFEEMLTYYKEKEIKPVVSKVFAFEEAKDAMKYLADGKHFGKVVIKVSDK
- a CDS encoding MFS general substrate transporter (similar to Glarea lozoyensis ATCC 20868 XP_008076536.1); this encodes MAKDANKSEKASVRQHEASDVETPSTPSLNVGYYNECIEAFTPKEQRKIIHKIDRRLVITLGLLYSVSLMDRLNLGVAMISGMSVDLDLYDTRYSVVVLLFFVPYVLFQPVATVVLRKIGPRTFLSVATLLWGLTTISSGFVKKWSDLIPLRLILGFCEAGFFPSCAYLLSCWYPRYDLHKRNAVFYLIGKIVSAFAGILALGFSQLEGSGSGPIWWGRIHKTKQGNGSYISKIAAGIAGWRWIFILQGILTCVVALAAYIFVLGFPDVANAACGFRLDKKEAAFVIARIELDRQDASPTKFNLKKYLAGALDLKIWGFAAILGLNSVTATAMGYFLPIILKDGMGFSVVASQCLTAPPCLAAAIIMYAMAHYSDKWRIRSPFIIFNGCCLLIGLPLLGFTTSPAVRYIGAFITTIATMSNLPCVLTWQANNIRGQWKRALCSATLVGSGGIGGIVGSLVFRTRDAPTYRLGVSVALGASALTIVVTLLLVLKFMRCNRRAAAGGKLIAGLEGFRYTL
- a CDS encoding alpha beta hydrolase fold-3 domain-containing protein (similar to Neofusicoccum parvum UCRNP2 XP_007581543.1), with the protein product MAFTIDPSTFDPATLGPESREFNAKLSAITASQPKWYEIGAEAYRKLRAEGGTALPPPIVLDSGIAFEIPSRDPSRKVPCRVFKPQNGEAPRAVFMHIHGGGWVLGNESSQDVKLQRLADIHSIACISVGYRLAPEHPFPAGPEDCFDVAEWLVRHAQERFQAPFAFMGGESAGGHLTALTTLHLLQHNDPVYSGHRLRGLILHYGCFSLRWLPSVYSFAKREPHLVLSLETMTEFQNAFLGKGWTQEMLDDPNVSPLYADLPSLRHKLPPALFTCGTEDYLLDDTLFMSSRWLSAGAEAVVAIVKGAAHGYTTFDPAIKGSGSQEGDRVTDEFFKDKLSS